From a region of the Paenibacillus sp. R14(2021) genome:
- a CDS encoding helix-turn-helix domain-containing protein encodes MASILELVGGKIKDIRKDRRLSQDQLGERCGFHFSYIGGVERGERNVSLENLAKIAEALHVELKELFNFKQDSNSEKEAALKEVISLLQSQDIKQIIMTKNLLLEILAAYSNK; translated from the coding sequence ATGGCAAGTATTTTGGAGTTAGTCGGCGGTAAAATAAAAGATATTCGTAAAGACCGAAGATTGTCTCAGGATCAGCTTGGTGAACGGTGTGGCTTTCATTTCTCGTATATTGGCGGCGTCGAACGTGGAGAACGAAATGTATCGCTTGAAAATCTTGCTAAAATTGCTGAAGCGCTTCATGTGGAGCTAAAAGAATTGTTCAACTTCAAGCAAGATTCAAATTCTGAGAAAGAAGCTGCGCTCAAAGAAGTGATCTCTTTACTGCAATCTCAGGATATTAAACAAATCATAATGACCAAGAATCTGTTGCTTGAAATACTTGCAGCTTATTCAAATAAATAA
- a CDS encoding helix-turn-helix transcriptional regulator, which produces MAKRIKVKIKEQTSRRGMSLRELSRLTDIRHAALSELSNSKRQNINFQHIEKIAEALNITDIRDIIDLVEEP; this is translated from the coding sequence ATGGCGAAACGAATAAAGGTTAAGATAAAAGAACAAACGAGTCGTAGGGGAATGTCCTTGAGAGAACTTTCCCGGCTTACAGACATTCGCCACGCCGCGCTTAGTGAGCTTTCAAACTCCAAACGCCAGAACATCAACTTCCAGCATATAGAGAAGATAGCTGAAGCACTTAATATTACAGACATCCGCGACATCATCGATCTCGTCGAAGAACCTTAA
- a CDS encoding transposase, whose product MKRRGNQQFLTIGELSSKIGRSAQTIKNCCLNDISVEELAKFLRSYSNQALSVGKAAAIIELVETDGDTTRGDQDVRDEVIVSYVRQVDFLQQEIALIERQLSQLIGKLDLKLDTMTGIDLVTAADFIAQIGDIRRFKNADKLAKYAGIAPSEHSSGNSGKIKKNKLGDRHLYGLFYDLAIRQLAVTKGKKEPRNPAMLAYYHSKLEANKTRKQAVVYVMRKLVNVIYGMMKHKTAYVMPEVQMNIAG is encoded by the coding sequence ATGAAACGGAGAGGTAACCAACAGTTTCTCACGATCGGTGAATTGTCATCGAAAATCGGCCGTAGCGCCCAGACAATAAAAAATTGTTGTTTGAATGATATTAGCGTGGAAGAATTAGCAAAGTTTCTACGGAGCTATAGCAATCAAGCATTGTCTGTTGGGAAAGCGGCAGCAATTATTGAATTAGTTGAGACTGATGGCGATACAACAAGGGGGGATCAGGATGTGAGAGACGAAGTTATTGTTAGCTACGTCCGTCAAGTTGATTTTTTACAGCAAGAAATTGCATTAATAGAACGCCAACTTAGTCAGTTAATCGGGAAATTAGACCTGAAGTTAGATACGATGACAGGCATCGATCTGGTTACTGCGGCAGACTTTATAGCGCAAATTGGTGATATTAGACGATTCAAGAATGCTGATAAACTGGCAAAGTATGCAGGAATCGCACCTTCTGAACACAGTTCTGGAAATAGTGGGAAAATTAAGAAAAATAAACTGGGTGATCGTCATTTATACGGTTTATTCTATGATTTGGCTATTCGACAATTAGCAGTAACAAAGGGCAAGAAAGAACCGCGTAATCCAGCAATGTTAGCCTATTATCACAGCAAATTAGAAGCTAATAAGACGAGGAAACAGGCCGTAGTATACGTAATGCGAAAGTTGGTTAATGTGATTTACGGTATGATGAAGCATAAGACGGCTTATGTTATGCCAGAAGTTCAAATGAACATAGCGGGGTAA